The following proteins come from a genomic window of Pedobacter faecalis:
- a CDS encoding DUF6266 family protein: protein MAKYKQGINGAFSGKVGTVVGASWLGIEYMRSLPRPSSKPPTPEQLNQRQKMTLFRKFLLGLDDFIALGFQNFEQATPMNGAISYNMLHAVAGTYPEQRIDFPNLVFTKGDLQGAWSATATSETPGAVDFGWTNGGFSKLRAAGDKAQLVTYCPEKRLFVKLRDAAQREDGQVRLIMPAGLSGLTVHCYLSFFSADGKFASVSEYLGEVTVA from the coding sequence ATGGCAAAATACAAACAAGGAATTAATGGCGCGTTTTCCGGAAAAGTCGGAACCGTTGTCGGAGCCTCATGGCTAGGCATAGAATACATGCGGAGTCTGCCCAGACCGAGCAGTAAACCGCCTACACCGGAACAGTTAAACCAGCGACAAAAAATGACGCTGTTCAGGAAGTTTCTGCTGGGTCTGGACGACTTTATAGCACTGGGCTTTCAAAATTTTGAACAGGCTACGCCAATGAATGGAGCAATATCGTACAATATGCTGCATGCCGTTGCAGGCACTTATCCTGAACAGCGGATCGATTTTCCAAACCTGGTGTTTACCAAGGGTGATCTGCAAGGTGCCTGGTCGGCCACAGCAACTTCCGAAACGCCGGGTGCGGTAGATTTCGGCTGGACCAACGGTGGCTTCAGCAAATTGCGGGCGGCGGGCGACAAAGCGCAGTTGGTTACCTATTGCCCGGAAAAAAGGCTTTTCGTTAAGCTACGGGATGCGGCGCAGCGGGAAGATGGACAGGTGCGGCTGATTATGCCGGCTGGACTTAGCGGATTGACTGTCCATTGTTACCTGAGCTTTTTCTCGGCCGATGGCAAGTTTGCCTCAGTCAGCGAATATCTGGGTGAGGTTACAGTAGCCTGA
- a CDS encoding SDR family oxidoreductase, whose protein sequence is MKTVLVTGSNGLLGQKITDQLLETKQFNLVATSKGANRHPKPGGYVYEELDILDAAAVKRIVEKHQPDAIIHTAAMTNADTCAAQPELATQLNVEAVGTMISLCELHNIQLVHLSTDFIFDGAGGPYDELAAPNPLSHYGQTKLRAEEVIKNSRCRWAIIRTVLVYGVLQNLSRTNIVLWAKGALQRGEAIQVVNDQWRTPTLAEDLASCCLLAVQHDAFGVFNASGRDMMSVSELVKRVADFWRLDKSLITEVSSESLKQSARRPARTGFILDKAIRELGYAPHTFEEGLNIVDQQLRLL, encoded by the coding sequence ATGAAAACAGTACTGGTTACCGGAAGCAACGGACTTTTGGGGCAAAAAATTACTGATCAACTGCTAGAGACTAAGCAGTTTAACCTTGTTGCGACCTCTAAAGGCGCCAATCGCCATCCAAAGCCCGGAGGTTATGTGTATGAGGAACTTGATATTCTCGATGCTGCCGCAGTAAAACGCATTGTGGAAAAGCATCAGCCCGACGCGATTATACACACAGCGGCCATGACCAATGCAGATACCTGTGCGGCCCAGCCCGAACTCGCCACTCAGCTCAATGTAGAGGCCGTTGGCACAATGATCAGTCTGTGCGAACTGCACAACATACAACTCGTGCACCTCTCTACCGATTTCATCTTCGACGGTGCCGGCGGACCATACGACGAGCTGGCTGCGCCCAATCCCTTAAGTCACTACGGACAGACCAAACTCCGCGCTGAGGAGGTTATTAAGAATTCCAGGTGCCGCTGGGCCATTATCCGCACCGTGCTGGTGTACGGTGTGCTCCAAAATCTTAGTCGCACCAACATCGTGCTCTGGGCCAAAGGCGCCCTGCAAAGGGGAGAAGCTATACAGGTGGTCAACGACCAATGGCGTACGCCCACGCTTGCCGAAGATTTGGCATCGTGCTGCCTGCTCGCCGTACAACACGATGCCTTTGGGGTGTTCAATGCCTCAGGCCGGGATATGATGAGTGTATCAGAACTCGTAAAGCGCGTGGCCGATTTCTGGCGGCTCGACAAAAGCCTGATCACCGAAGTCAGCTCCGAATCCCTTAAGCAGTCGGCCCGCCGCCCCGCACGCACCGGCTTCATCCTCGATAAAGCCATCCGTGAGCTGGGCTACGCGCCGCATACTTTTGAAGAAGGGTTAAATATCGTAGACCAGCAACTCAGGCTACTGTAA
- a CDS encoding branched-chain amino acid transaminase produces MQYYNSNTILYLNGRFEKAADTSTSVYGQSLHYGYAVFEGIRAYHTHNGTRIFKAREHFERLKRSAELVHMPFHWDIDHLIRQTYRLLELNKFKDAYIRPLIYGGPNMSLDPAREVSIMICTWEWGAYLGTDLQKISISGYERPNPKSVPIEAKVSGNYVNSILATTEAKQKGFDEALLLDSDGNIAEAPGANIFIEKNGRLYTPPLGNILPGITRATVIDLCKVLDIEVVEKHLKAEDLKKADSAFFCGTAVEIAGIASVDEYQFPLRWADSLGATIQRTYKCLVLEKQNYEVII; encoded by the coding sequence ATGCAGTACTATAATTCAAATACAATCCTTTACCTGAACGGTCGCTTCGAGAAGGCAGCCGACACCAGTACCAGCGTGTACGGTCAGTCGCTACACTACGGCTACGCTGTATTTGAAGGCATACGCGCCTATCATACGCACAATGGCACGCGGATTTTTAAGGCGCGTGAGCATTTCGAGCGACTTAAACGCTCGGCCGAACTGGTGCACATGCCCTTCCACTGGGACATCGATCATCTGATCAGGCAAACCTACCGGCTTCTTGAACTGAACAAGTTCAAAGACGCGTATATCCGGCCGCTGATTTATGGGGGACCAAACATGTCGCTCGACCCGGCCAGGGAGGTGTCTATCATGATCTGCACCTGGGAATGGGGTGCCTATCTGGGTACTGATCTGCAGAAGATCTCCATTTCAGGCTACGAGCGCCCGAACCCTAAGTCGGTACCCATTGAAGCTAAAGTAAGCGGCAACTATGTAAACTCTATACTGGCCACCACCGAAGCGAAGCAAAAGGGCTTTGATGAAGCTTTGCTGCTCGACAGCGACGGCAACATCGCTGAGGCGCCAGGAGCGAATATCTTCATCGAGAAGAACGGTCGCCTTTACACCCCTCCCCTTGGCAATATTCTTCCTGGAATCACACGGGCTACGGTGATCGACCTCTGCAAAGTACTGGATATTGAAGTCGTGGAAAAACACCTGAAAGCAGAGGATTTAAAAAAGGCGGATAGCGCGTTCTTCTGTGGCACGGCCGTGGAAATAGCCGGAATAGCCTCTGTAGATGAGTATCAGTTCCCGTTGCGCTGGGCCGACAGTCTGGGCGCTACCATACAGCGCACCTACAAGTGCCTGGTGCTCGAAAAGCAGAATTATGAAGTAATTATATAA
- a CDS encoding recombinase family protein — translation MKYARRALNVKYGMRRAKKEGRWMGLAPIGYKNRITEDGRKYIAIHEPEATYMKRAFEMLAEGTFATEHVWMKTKEMGLKCSRSSFWDYIRNPCYCGKIKIPAFKDEDAQLVDGLHEPLISESLFYRVQDVLDGRKRIFKQKQGAKAVTPRSLVLRGFLLCEKCGDILTGSASRGRSHYYHYYHCKAGCPRYRADRTNDLFERELKNFVPKKGMAELFSAVVCDAYTESRRSKADRSRIIQTITDQNNRLTKSMELLLDDVITGAQYKKDCENSIARAEAELKKVNTEDSDELDIEDLVATAVENFKKLPEFYAGADSDIKRSIIGSIYLEKWVFDGEIHRTGKMNRAAQLIYHINNKLRYKKTGIKFLEKFHSGEVHL, via the coding sequence GTGAAATATGCAAGAAGAGCGCTCAATGTGAAGTATGGCATGAGGCGAGCAAAAAAAGAAGGTAGGTGGATGGGACTTGCGCCCATTGGCTATAAAAACCGTATTACCGAAGACGGCAGAAAGTATATCGCTATTCATGAGCCAGAAGCTACCTATATGAAGCGGGCTTTTGAAATGCTGGCCGAAGGCACTTTTGCAACTGAGCACGTCTGGATGAAAACCAAAGAGATGGGGCTGAAATGTAGTCGCAGTAGCTTTTGGGACTACATTCGCAACCCTTGCTATTGTGGCAAAATTAAAATCCCAGCGTTTAAAGACGAAGATGCGCAATTGGTAGACGGTTTACATGAGCCGTTAATCTCGGAGAGTTTATTTTACAGAGTTCAGGATGTTCTTGATGGAAGGAAGCGTATTTTTAAGCAAAAACAGGGTGCGAAAGCAGTTACCCCACGGTCTTTGGTACTACGTGGTTTCCTGCTTTGTGAAAAATGTGGAGACATCCTAACTGGTAGTGCATCCAGAGGCCGAAGCCACTACTACCACTATTACCACTGCAAGGCAGGCTGTCCCAGGTACCGGGCAGACCGAACCAATGATCTATTTGAGCGGGAATTGAAAAACTTTGTTCCCAAAAAAGGAATGGCGGAATTATTCTCGGCTGTGGTATGCGACGCGTATACCGAAAGTCGACGATCAAAGGCAGACCGTTCTCGAATCATTCAAACCATTACCGATCAGAATAATCGCCTGACAAAGTCAATGGAACTTTTACTGGACGATGTGATTACCGGCGCTCAATACAAGAAAGACTGCGAAAATTCGATTGCCAGAGCTGAAGCTGAACTCAAAAAAGTCAATACCGAAGATTCGGATGAACTCGATATTGAAGATTTAGTCGCTACAGCCGTCGAAAATTTTAAAAAGCTGCCTGAATTCTATGCAGGGGCCGATTCTGATATAAAACGTTCAATTATTGGTTCGATTTACCTGGAAAAATGGGTTTTTGACGGCGAAATTCATCGAACCGGAAAAATGAACCGCGCGGCGCAACTTATCTATCACATAAACAACAAGTTACGATATAAAAAAACCGGAATAAAATTTCTTGAAAAATTTCATTCCGGTGAAGTGCACTTGTAG
- the atpC gene encoding ATP synthase F1 subunit epsilon → MTLEILTPDKKVFDGEVSAVTVPGTSGSFQILRDHAPIISTLEDGPVIVKTTAGEDTFIIKGGVVEVIKNKITVLAEGVA, encoded by the coding sequence ATGACATTAGAAATATTAACCCCAGACAAGAAAGTTTTTGACGGCGAAGTATCGGCTGTAACGGTACCTGGTACCTCTGGTTCTTTTCAGATTCTGAGAGACCACGCCCCTATTATTTCCACACTTGAAGACGGACCGGTAATTGTGAAAACAACTGCCGGCGAGGACACCTTTATTATTAAAGGCGGTGTAGTAGAAGTCATTAAAAACAAAATTACTGTTTTGGCAGAAGGGGTTGCATAA
- a CDS encoding redoxin domain-containing protein, whose amino-acid sequence MSLEKGTQAPDFKLFSSALKEVSLADYKGRKLVVHFFPMAFTGVCTAQLCTMRDSFGYYEGMNADVVGISVDSPFTLAKFKEEQAYQFPLLSDFNKEVSKAYGAFYEEFAFGLKGVSKRAAFVIDEEGKIIYAEVLEDAGNMPDFDAIKQAVEA is encoded by the coding sequence ATGAGTTTAGAAAAAGGAACGCAAGCCCCCGATTTTAAGTTGTTCAGCTCAGCGCTGAAAGAAGTATCATTGGCAGACTATAAAGGCCGAAAGCTGGTCGTCCATTTCTTCCCTATGGCCTTCACCGGCGTATGCACGGCACAGCTCTGCACCATGCGCGACAGTTTTGGTTATTACGAAGGTATGAATGCCGATGTAGTGGGTATATCTGTAGATTCGCCATTTACCCTTGCCAAGTTTAAAGAAGAACAGGCTTACCAGTTTCCGCTCCTGTCAGATTTCAACAAAGAAGTATCAAAAGCCTACGGCGCATTTTATGAAGAATTTGCCTTCGGCCTGAAAGGTGTATCTAAACGCGCAGCATTTGTAATTGATGAAGAAGGCAAAATCATTTATGCCGAAGTTTTGGAAGACGCCGGCAATATGCCTGATTTTGACGCCATTAAACAAGCCGTAGAAGCTTAG
- the ilvD gene encoding dihydroxy-acid dehydratase encodes MSQKPEINRYSKTFTQDPTQPAAQAMLYGIGLTDADMDKAQVGIASMGYDGNTCNMHLNGLAQIVKEGVWKNDMVGLTFGTIGVSDGMSNGTEGMRYSLVSRDVIADSIETICGGQYYDGLITIPGCDKNMPGSIMAMGRLNRPSIMVYGGSIHSGTYKGQALNIVSAFEALGQKLAGNLDEEDFQGIIKHTCPGAGACGGMYTANTMASAIEALGMSLPYSSSHPAVSEEKKKECMEAGKYIRILLERNILPSDIMTKEAFHNAIVLVMVLGGSTNAVLHLIAMAKSVGLNLTLDDFQHVSDNTPVLGDLKPSGTYLMEDLHNIGGVPAVMKYLLKVGLINGECMTVTGKTIAENVADAVDLDFETQKIIYPIEAPLKETGHLQMLYGNLATKGAVAKISGKEGEKFTGPARVFDGEQNLIAGIQSGKVKPGDVVVIRQVGPKGAPGMPEMLKPTSVIIGAGLGKSVALITDGRFSGGTHGFVVGHITPEAWEGGNIALVHDNDEITIDAVNNTIDVHVSDEVLAQRRAVWKQLPPPVTKGVLYKYIRQVSNASEGCVTDAYTAE; translated from the coding sequence ATGTCACAAAAACCAGAAATTAACCGTTACAGCAAGACATTTACACAAGACCCAACCCAGCCAGCAGCACAGGCTATGTTATATGGCATCGGACTTACCGACGCGGATATGGACAAAGCTCAGGTGGGCATTGCCAGCATGGGATATGATGGCAATACCTGCAATATGCACCTGAATGGCCTGGCGCAAATCGTTAAAGAAGGCGTCTGGAAAAATGATATGGTAGGCCTGACCTTTGGCACCATCGGGGTGTCCGACGGGATGTCGAACGGTACGGAAGGTATGCGCTATTCGCTGGTTTCCAGAGATGTGATCGCAGATTCTATTGAGACGATCTGCGGTGGACAATACTATGATGGTTTAATTACCATTCCGGGCTGCGATAAGAACATGCCGGGATCTATCATGGCCATGGGCCGCTTAAACCGTCCCTCTATTATGGTGTACGGCGGAAGTATCCATTCGGGCACGTATAAAGGACAGGCGCTGAACATTGTTTCTGCATTTGAGGCATTGGGACAAAAGCTTGCGGGAAATCTGGACGAGGAAGATTTTCAGGGCATCATTAAACATACTTGTCCGGGTGCAGGCGCCTGCGGCGGTATGTACACGGCCAACACCATGGCTTCGGCCATTGAGGCCTTAGGTATGAGTCTGCCTTACAGCTCTTCCCACCCTGCCGTGAGTGAAGAGAAGAAGAAAGAATGCATGGAAGCGGGAAAATATATCCGCATCCTGCTCGAAAGAAATATCCTGCCATCAGACATCATGACCAAAGAGGCATTTCATAATGCCATTGTACTGGTGATGGTACTGGGCGGCTCTACCAATGCGGTACTGCACCTGATTGCCATGGCGAAGTCTGTGGGACTTAACCTTACGCTGGATGATTTTCAGCATGTGAGCGACAATACGCCGGTGCTTGGCGACTTAAAGCCTAGCGGTACTTACCTGATGGAAGATCTGCATAACATAGGCGGTGTACCTGCGGTAATGAAGTATTTGCTTAAGGTTGGCCTGATTAACGGCGAATGTATGACCGTTACCGGAAAAACCATTGCAGAGAATGTTGCTGATGCGGTTGACCTTGATTTCGAGACACAGAAGATCATCTATCCGATCGAGGCTCCGCTGAAAGAGACCGGTCACCTCCAGATGCTGTACGGCAACCTGGCCACTAAAGGTGCAGTAGCGAAGATCAGCGGCAAGGAAGGTGAGAAATTTACGGGTCCGGCACGTGTGTTCGACGGTGAGCAGAACCTTATTGCCGGTATACAAAGCGGCAAGGTGAAGCCGGGTGACGTGGTGGTGATCCGTCAGGTTGGTCCGAAAGGTGCTCCGGGAATGCCGGAAATGCTTAAGCCTACTTCGGTGATCATTGGCGCGGGACTGGGCAAGTCGGTAGCCCTGATCACAGACGGACGTTTCTCTGGCGGTACGCATGGTTTTGTGGTAGGCCACATTACGCCTGAAGCCTGGGAAGGTGGAAACATTGCCCTGGTACACGACAACGATGAGATTACGATAGACGCCGTAAATAATACCATAGACGTGCACGTAAGCGACGAGGTGCTTGCACAGCGCCGGGCGGTCTGGAAGCAGCTTCCGCCTCCGGTAACTAAAGGTGTACTCTATAAATATATCAGACAGGTAAGTAATGCCAGCGAAGGCTGCGTTACGGATGCCTACACAGCAGAATGA
- the atpD gene encoding F0F1 ATP synthase subunit beta, producing the protein MPNIGKIAQIIGPVVDVSFANDAHLPQIFSALEIKKENGQKVVLEVQQHLGEDRVRAIAMDSTDGLVRGMDALDTGAPIKMPVGDQIKGRLFNVVGEAIDGINTVDTAGGRPIHNAPPKFDELSTETEVLFTGIKVIDLLEPYAKGGKIGLFGGAGVGKTVLIMELVNNIAKAYAGLSVFAGVGERTREGNDLLREFIESGVINYGEEFLHSMEKGGWDLSKVDTNVLKESKATLVFGQMNEPPGARARVALSGLTVAEYFRDGDGEGAGKDILFFVDNIFRFTQAGSEVSALLGRMPSAVGYQPTLATEMGLMQERITSTKRGSITSVQAVYVPADDLTDPAPATTFAHLDATTVLSRKIAELGIYPAVDPLDSTSRILNPAVLGDDHYNCAQRVKETLQRYKELQDIIAILGMDELSEEDKLVVSRARRVQRFLSQPFHVAEQFTGLKGVLVDIKDTIKGFNMIMDGEVDEYPEAAFNLVGSIEEAIEKGKKLLAEAN; encoded by the coding sequence ATGCCTAACATTGGAAAAATAGCGCAGATTATAGGACCGGTAGTTGACGTGAGCTTTGCAAACGATGCTCATTTACCTCAGATTTTCTCTGCATTGGAGATCAAAAAAGAAAATGGTCAGAAAGTCGTTTTAGAAGTTCAGCAGCATCTTGGTGAAGATCGTGTACGTGCCATTGCGATGGACTCTACTGATGGTCTTGTTCGCGGAATGGATGCACTGGATACCGGCGCTCCTATTAAAATGCCTGTTGGCGATCAGATTAAAGGTCGTTTGTTCAATGTTGTGGGTGAAGCTATTGACGGTATCAATACTGTTGATACTGCAGGTGGCCGTCCTATTCACAATGCGCCGCCTAAGTTCGATGAGCTTTCTACCGAAACTGAGGTGCTTTTTACAGGTATCAAAGTTATTGACCTTTTAGAGCCTTATGCAAAAGGTGGTAAAATCGGTTTGTTCGGTGGTGCGGGTGTTGGTAAAACCGTATTGATCATGGAGCTTGTAAACAACATCGCAAAAGCTTACGCTGGTCTTTCGGTGTTTGCCGGTGTTGGTGAGCGTACCCGTGAAGGTAACGATTTGCTTCGCGAATTTATCGAGTCTGGCGTAATCAACTACGGTGAAGAATTCCTTCACTCTATGGAAAAAGGCGGATGGGATCTGAGCAAAGTTGATACAAACGTATTGAAAGAATCTAAAGCAACCCTGGTATTCGGTCAGATGAATGAGCCTCCTGGTGCACGTGCACGTGTGGCGTTATCCGGACTAACCGTTGCTGAATATTTCCGTGATGGTGATGGCGAAGGTGCTGGTAAAGACATCCTTTTCTTCGTAGACAACATCTTCCGTTTTACCCAGGCAGGTTCTGAGGTATCCGCCCTTCTGGGTCGTATGCCTTCAGCGGTAGGTTACCAGCCTACACTGGCTACAGAGATGGGTCTGATGCAGGAGCGTATTACTTCAACAAAACGTGGTTCGATCACTTCCGTACAGGCTGTTTATGTACCTGCGGATGACTTGACTGACCCTGCTCCGGCAACAACTTTTGCTCACTTGGATGCAACAACCGTATTGTCACGTAAAATCGCTGAGTTGGGTATCTATCCTGCGGTGGATCCACTGGATTCTACTTCACGTATCCTTAACCCTGCGGTACTGGGCGACGATCACTACAACTGCGCTCAGCGCGTTAAAGAAACTTTGCAGCGTTACAAAGAACTTCAGGACATCATCGCCATCCTTGGTATGGACGAACTTTCCGAAGAAGATAAACTGGTTGTATCACGTGCACGTCGTGTTCAGCGTTTCCTTTCTCAGCCGTTCCACGTTGCTGAGCAGTTCACTGGCCTGAAAGGCGTACTTGTAGACATCAAAGACACCATCAAAGGATTTAACATGATCATGGACGGTGAGGTTGATGAGTATCCTGAGGCAGCGTTCAACCTGGTTGGTAGTATCGAAGAGGCTATTGAAAAAGGTAAAAAACTGTTAGCTGAAGCGAACTAA